One window of Solwaraspora sp. WMMA2056 genomic DNA carries:
- the hutI gene encoding imidazolonepropionase — protein sequence MTTAAGTLLVTGIGELVTNDPTHDGGPLGLLTDAAVLVDGDRIAWVGHAAQAPAADRRLDADGRAGLPGFVDSHAHLVFAGDRAGEFAARMAGVRYDGGGIRTTVAATRAADDATLRATAGRLRREALRQGSTTIEIKSGYGLSVTDEARSLRVAAEFSTETTFLGAHVVPAEYTDRPDDYVDLVTGPMLAAAAPYARWVDVFCERGAFDGDQARAVLAAGAAAGLGLRVHANQLGPGPGVAVAVELGAASADHCTHLSDADVTALAGSSTVATLLPGAEFATRSPYPDARRLLDAGVTVALASDCNPGSSYTTSMPFCVALAVREMGMTPAEAVWAATAGGARALRRTDVGVLRPGARADLLLLDAPSYLHLAYRPGVPLISQVLHDGEPQCPL from the coding sequence GTGACGACGGCGGCAGGCACCCTGCTGGTGACCGGCATCGGCGAGCTGGTCACCAACGATCCGACGCACGACGGCGGCCCGCTGGGGCTGCTGACCGACGCGGCGGTGCTGGTCGACGGCGACCGGATCGCCTGGGTGGGGCACGCGGCGCAGGCCCCGGCCGCCGACCGACGGCTCGACGCCGACGGCCGGGCCGGGCTGCCGGGTTTCGTGGACAGCCACGCGCATCTGGTCTTCGCCGGGGACCGGGCGGGCGAGTTCGCCGCCCGGATGGCCGGAGTCCGCTACGACGGCGGCGGCATCCGGACCACGGTGGCGGCGACCCGCGCCGCCGACGACGCGACGCTGCGCGCCACCGCCGGGCGGCTGCGCCGCGAGGCGCTGCGCCAGGGCAGCACCACGATCGAGATCAAGAGCGGGTACGGGCTCAGCGTCACCGACGAGGCCCGATCGTTGCGGGTGGCGGCCGAGTTCAGCACCGAGACGACGTTCCTCGGCGCCCACGTGGTGCCGGCCGAGTACACCGATCGCCCGGACGACTACGTCGACCTGGTCACCGGGCCGATGCTGGCGGCTGCGGCCCCGTACGCCCGGTGGGTGGACGTGTTCTGCGAGCGTGGCGCGTTCGACGGCGACCAGGCCCGCGCGGTGCTCGCCGCCGGTGCGGCGGCCGGTCTGGGGTTGCGGGTGCACGCCAACCAGCTGGGGCCCGGACCGGGGGTGGCGGTTGCGGTGGAGCTGGGGGCGGCCAGTGCCGACCACTGCACCCACCTGTCCGACGCGGACGTGACGGCGCTGGCCGGGTCGTCGACGGTGGCGACGCTGCTGCCGGGGGCGGAGTTCGCCACGAGGTCGCCGTACCCGGATGCCCGCCGGCTGCTCGACGCCGGGGTGACGGTCGCGTTGGCCAGCGACTGCAACCCGGGGTCGTCGTACACCACGTCGATGCCGTTCTGTGTGGCGCTGGCGGTGCGCGAGATGGGGATGACCCCGGCGGAGGCGGTCTGGGCGGCGACCGCCGGCGGCGCGCGGGCGTTGCGCCGCACCGACGTCGGCGTGCTGCGCCCCGGTGCCCGCGCCGATCTGCTGCTGCTCGACGCGCCCTCCTATCTGCACCTGGCCTACCGGCCGGGCGTGCCACTGATCAGCCAGGTCCTGCACGACGGGGAGCCACAATGTCCACTGTGA
- the hutH gene encoding histidine ammonia-lyase, whose protein sequence is MSTVIIEPTGMTPEQVRAVARDGARAQLHPAALAAMTRSRDIVESIERDGRPVYGVSTGFGALASSFVAPDRRSELQHALIRSHAAGIGDPMPDEVVRAMLVLRVRSLAMGRSGVRPLLAQALLDLLNHQVTPWVPRHGSLGASGDLAPLAHCAMVLLGEGWVRDPDTGERIDGGAALRRAGLTPVELAAKEGLALINGTDGMLGMLLLAIDDARHLFTMADVTAALAIEAMLGSDRPFQAELHTIRPHPGQAVSAGNIHRLLQRSAVMDSHRDDLMHAVQDAYSMRCAPQVAGAARDTLTFAATVAGRELGSVVDNPVVLTDGRVESTGNFHGAPLGFAADFLAIAAAEVGAISERRVDRLLDVNRSRDLPAFLSPDAGVNSGLMIAQYTAAGIVAENRRLASPASVDSVPTSGMQEDHVSMGWAAAVKLRTVLDNLTSLLAVELLSAVRGLQLRAPLRPSPAGQAAVEIVDKLAGEPGPDVFLAPVLEAVRGVVAGRELRAAIEAEIGPLR, encoded by the coding sequence ATGTCCACTGTGATCATCGAACCGACCGGGATGACCCCCGAGCAGGTACGGGCGGTGGCCCGCGACGGCGCGCGGGCGCAGCTGCACCCGGCGGCGCTCGCGGCGATGACCCGCAGCCGCGACATCGTGGAGTCGATCGAACGCGACGGCCGACCCGTGTACGGCGTCTCCACCGGGTTCGGCGCCCTGGCCAGCAGTTTCGTCGCGCCGGACCGGCGTTCGGAGCTGCAGCACGCGTTGATCCGCTCGCACGCGGCCGGGATCGGCGACCCGATGCCCGACGAGGTGGTCCGGGCCATGCTGGTGCTGCGGGTCCGGTCGCTGGCGATGGGCCGCTCCGGGGTACGCCCGCTGCTGGCGCAGGCGCTGCTGGACCTGCTCAACCACCAGGTGACGCCGTGGGTGCCCCGGCACGGTTCGCTCGGCGCCTCCGGTGACCTGGCGCCGCTGGCACACTGCGCGATGGTGCTCCTCGGCGAGGGCTGGGTGCGGGATCCCGACACCGGGGAACGGATCGACGGTGGGGCGGCGCTGCGTCGGGCCGGGCTGACCCCGGTCGAGCTGGCCGCCAAGGAGGGGCTGGCGCTGATCAACGGCACCGACGGCATGCTCGGCATGCTGCTGCTGGCCATCGACGACGCCCGGCACCTGTTCACCATGGCGGACGTGACGGCGGCGCTGGCGATCGAGGCGATGCTCGGCTCGGACCGGCCGTTCCAGGCCGAGCTGCACACCATCCGGCCGCATCCCGGTCAGGCGGTGTCGGCCGGCAACATCCACCGGCTGCTGCAGCGCTCGGCGGTGATGGACTCGCACCGCGACGACCTGATGCACGCGGTGCAGGACGCCTACTCGATGCGGTGCGCGCCGCAGGTCGCCGGGGCGGCCCGGGACACGCTGACGTTCGCCGCGACGGTGGCCGGCCGGGAACTGGGGTCGGTGGTGGACAACCCGGTGGTGCTGACCGACGGGCGGGTCGAGTCGACCGGCAACTTCCACGGCGCACCGTTGGGCTTCGCCGCCGACTTCCTCGCCATCGCCGCCGCCGAGGTCGGCGCGATCAGCGAACGCCGGGTGGACCGGCTGCTGGACGTCAACCGGTCCCGGGATCTGCCGGCGTTCCTGTCCCCGGACGCCGGGGTCAACTCGGGGCTGATGATCGCCCAGTACACCGCCGCCGGGATCGTCGCGGAGAACCGGCGGCTGGCCTCGCCGGCCTCGGTGGACTCGGTGCCCACCTCCGGCATGCAGGAGGACCACGTGTCGATGGGCTGGGCGGCCGCCGTCAAGCTGCGTACGGTGCTGGACAACCTGACCAGCCTGCTCGCCGTGGAGCTGCTTTCCGCCGTACGCGGCCTGCAGTTGCGCGCCCCGCTGCGGCCGTCACCGGCCGGGCAGGCGGCGGTCGAGATCGTCGACAAGCTCGCCGGCGAGCCCGGGCCGGACGTCTTCCTGGCCCCGGTGCTGGAAGCCGTCCGGGGGGTGGTGGCCGGCCGGGAACTGCGTGCGGCGATCGAGGCCGAGATCGGCCCGCTGCGCTGA
- a CDS encoding glycosyltransferase family A protein, whose translation MTAVDPVAAGSAVDPAGAGSVPTVSVVVPTRDRPELLRDTVEAIRGQDYPGTIEIVVVYDQSTPDPQLADDDPRRPVRVVVNDRSAGLAGARNCGILVATGELVAFCDDDDRWLPGKLTAQVAELGRHPEAEFVSCGITVSYDGATTDRVLDRDTVPLDALLRDRMTELHPSTFLIRRSALVDGFGLVDEEIPGSYAEDYEFLLRAARSAPLRNLRTPYVLVRWHKRSYFAQRWDTISTALQWLLERYPEFATQPAGEARVAGQIAFAQAAAGHRRDALRWARHTLARNPKEPRAYLALAVASRAVRPDTVLRSLHRRGRGI comes from the coding sequence ATGACCGCCGTCGACCCGGTAGCCGCCGGGTCCGCCGTCGACCCGGCAGGTGCCGGGTCGGTGCCGACGGTCAGCGTGGTGGTGCCGACCCGGGACCGTCCGGAACTGCTGCGTGACACCGTCGAGGCGATCCGTGGGCAGGACTACCCAGGGACCATCGAGATCGTCGTGGTCTACGACCAGTCCACTCCGGACCCGCAGTTGGCCGACGACGACCCCCGTCGGCCGGTCCGGGTGGTCGTCAACGACCGGTCCGCCGGCCTGGCCGGTGCCCGCAACTGTGGCATCCTCGTCGCCACCGGCGAGCTGGTCGCCTTCTGCGACGACGACGACCGCTGGCTGCCGGGCAAGCTCACCGCCCAGGTGGCCGAGCTCGGCCGGCATCCGGAGGCCGAGTTCGTCAGCTGTGGCATCACGGTCAGCTACGACGGTGCCACCACCGACCGGGTGCTCGACCGCGACACGGTGCCGCTCGACGCGCTGCTGCGCGACCGGATGACCGAGCTGCACCCGTCCACGTTCCTGATCCGCCGGTCGGCTCTGGTCGACGGCTTCGGTCTGGTCGACGAGGAGATCCCCGGCAGCTACGCCGAGGACTACGAGTTCCTGCTGCGGGCCGCCCGCAGCGCCCCGCTGCGCAACCTTCGCACCCCGTACGTGCTGGTCCGCTGGCACAAGCGCTCCTACTTCGCGCAACGCTGGGACACCATCTCCACCGCCCTGCAGTGGCTGCTGGAGCGCTACCCCGAGTTCGCCACCCAGCCGGCCGGTGAGGCCCGGGTGGCCGGGCAGATCGCCTTCGCCCAGGCCGCCGCCGGGCACCGGCGGGACGCGCTGCGCTGGGCCCGGCACACCCTGGCCCGCAATCCGAAGGAGCCCCGCGCCTACCTGGCGCTCGCCGTCGCCAGCCGGGCCGTGCGCCCGGACACCGTACTGCGCAGCCTGCACCGGCGCGGCCGGGGAATCTGA
- a CDS encoding glycosyltransferase, with amino-acid sequence MSRSGSVHATVRIPRQRSAPRTGTVLVAVGTDRHRFDRLIGWLEEWYPAVADRAELIVQYGHSRTPALAGATAFLDHDALQQAMARASLVVCHGGPATILEARRHRHLPIVVPRDPTLGEHVDDHQMLFARRLAAAGLVRLCESPAELAAALDAGLREPARFRIGAEPGSDTARLAAVARVGEIIEGLISSAHPRRTLARRAR; translated from the coding sequence CTGTCAAGATCCGGATCTGTGCACGCGACCGTCCGGATTCCCCGGCAGCGCAGCGCGCCGCGTACCGGCACCGTCCTGGTCGCGGTCGGGACCGACCGGCACCGGTTCGACCGGCTGATCGGCTGGCTGGAGGAGTGGTACCCGGCGGTCGCCGACCGGGCCGAGCTGATCGTGCAGTACGGGCACAGCCGCACCCCGGCGCTGGCCGGCGCCACCGCCTTCCTCGACCACGACGCGCTGCAGCAGGCCATGGCCCGGGCCAGCCTGGTGGTCTGCCACGGCGGGCCGGCGACCATCCTCGAAGCACGGCGGCACCGGCACCTGCCGATCGTGGTGCCGCGCGATCCCACGCTGGGCGAGCACGTCGACGACCACCAGATGCTGTTCGCCCGACGGCTGGCCGCCGCCGGGCTGGTCCGGCTCTGCGAGTCGCCGGCGGAGCTGGCCGCCGCCCTGGACGCCGGACTGCGCGAGCCGGCCAGGTTCCGCATCGGCGCGGAGCCCGGCTCCGACACCGCCCGGCTGGCGGCCGTCGCCCGGGTCGGCGAGATCATCGAAGGGCTGATCTCGTCGGCGCACCCGCGACGCACCCTTGCCCGGCGGGCCCGATGA
- a CDS encoding UDP-N-acetylglucosamine--LPS N-acetylglucosamine transferase, with product MDGGDTERTVLLVGSSGGHLAQLLALEPWYGDRRRCWVTFDTPDATSLLRGEDVLWAHHPTTRNLRNLVRNTWLAVRIFRRRSVAAVVTTGAGVAVPFVVLAWLRRVPAVYIEVYDRIDTPTLTARLCRPFLSAMLVQWEEQRRQYPEATVVGNLL from the coding sequence ATGGACGGCGGCGACACGGAGCGCACTGTCCTGCTCGTCGGCTCCAGCGGCGGCCACCTCGCGCAGTTGCTCGCGCTCGAACCCTGGTACGGCGACCGTCGACGGTGCTGGGTGACCTTCGACACCCCGGACGCCACATCGCTGCTGCGCGGCGAGGATGTGTTGTGGGCACACCATCCCACCACGCGCAACCTTCGCAACCTGGTGCGCAACACCTGGCTGGCGGTGCGGATCTTCCGACGGCGCAGCGTCGCGGCGGTGGTGACCACCGGGGCCGGTGTCGCCGTTCCCTTCGTGGTCCTGGCCTGGCTGCGTCGGGTGCCGGCGGTCTACATCGAGGTGTACGACCGGATCGACACCCCGACCCTCACCGCGCGCCTGTGTCGGCCATTTCTCTCCGCGATGCTCGTGCAGTGGGAGGAGCAGCGGCGACAGTACCCGGAGGCCACCGTCGTTGGTAACCTGCTGTAA
- a CDS encoding sulfotransferase domain-containing protein, translating into MASIRDRIKKAVPVQVTDRVRESMVHYGVRTSGRRPLPDFLIIGTKRGGTTSLWNYLIQHPLVPRLFPAWNTKATHYFEEHWSRGEAWYRSHFPTQRQRDALAARHGGPVRAGEAAPLYMFHPTAAHRVQALLPQVRLIVLLRDPVERAYSHWKERRTEGTEPLDFAQALASEAERTAGERERLIADPNYFSEPYDWYTYRARGRYLEHLDPWLERFDRSQFLFLTSEEFYGDTRAAYLRTLEFLGLPQHELPTFKVYNDRRSAPMDEQLRAELTDYYRPHNEALAQRLGLRLDWAGSQR; encoded by the coding sequence ATGGCGTCCATCAGGGACCGGATCAAGAAGGCCGTACCGGTCCAGGTGACCGACCGGGTACGCGAGTCGATGGTGCACTACGGGGTGCGTACCAGCGGCCGTCGCCCGCTGCCGGACTTTCTGATCATCGGCACCAAACGGGGCGGCACCACGTCGTTGTGGAACTACCTGATCCAGCATCCGCTGGTGCCCCGGCTCTTCCCGGCCTGGAACACCAAGGCCACGCACTACTTCGAGGAGCACTGGTCCCGGGGGGAGGCGTGGTACCGGTCGCACTTCCCCACCCAGCGGCAGCGCGACGCGCTGGCCGCCCGCCACGGCGGGCCGGTACGGGCCGGCGAGGCGGCGCCGCTGTACATGTTCCACCCGACTGCGGCGCACCGGGTGCAGGCGTTGCTGCCGCAGGTACGGCTGATCGTGCTGCTGCGGGATCCGGTCGAACGGGCGTACTCGCACTGGAAGGAACGCCGCACCGAGGGTACGGAGCCGTTGGACTTCGCGCAGGCCCTGGCGAGTGAGGCGGAGCGCACGGCGGGGGAGCGGGAGCGGCTGATCGCCGACCCGAACTACTTCTCCGAGCCGTACGACTGGTACACCTACCGGGCGCGGGGCCGCTACCTGGAGCATCTCGACCCGTGGCTGGAGCGGTTCGACCGGTCCCAGTTCCTCTTTCTGACCAGCGAGGAGTTCTACGGCGACACCCGCGCTGCCTACCTGCGGACGCTGGAGTTCCTCGGCCTGCCGCAGCACGAGCTGCCGACTTTCAAGGTCTACAACGACCGCCGGTCGGCGCCGATGGACGAGCAGTTGCGGGCCGAGCTGACCGACTACTACCGGCCGCACAACGAGGCGCTCGCGCAGCGGCTGGGGCTGCGGCTGGACTGGGCCGGGTCGCAGCGGTGA
- a CDS encoding lipopolysaccharide biosynthesis protein — MTGPTDATARPPSGIGPADRSETRRSARSGVIGLAGAAVSGLFGFVLAVVVTRGYGPAGAGVFFAAVGLLTVVTAICTLGAETGLLWSLPRRRTGPAGDAARVLPVAVLPPLLCALGLAAVGLVAAPWLAEVLFDGTTTDGVRLVRLCAVGLPVLVAAGLGLAAVRGVRSIGPYVAVQFFLLPIGRPALVGAAAFVGASVLFGLAGWLVPALVAVAVCGVLVAGPLGAGRGARWRPQRADWTSFWRFALPRAGSAAIDAGSMWTGVLLAVALAGPVEAGIFGAVGRYILAGQLALQGLRVAVAPQLSRLLGQDRPAEAAAVHRQTTTWAIALSWPVYLLLAVFAPGFLAIFGPEFAAGATAMTVLAVAMLVNIAVGNVQTLLLMSGRSGLHLLAASANLATTVSLALWLAPRHGVLGVAVAWAAGIVVENLIAVTAARVVVGHPLVDRSVLLAAGAVLAGVGAASGVGVLAAGRGVPGLGVALGLTALAVLVGLALPGVRRRLWRIVRQRGG, encoded by the coding sequence GTGACCGGCCCGACGGACGCGACCGCGCGGCCGCCGTCCGGCATCGGCCCGGCTGATCGGTCGGAGACCCGGCGCAGCGCCCGCAGCGGCGTCATCGGCCTGGCCGGGGCCGCCGTCAGCGGCCTCTTCGGGTTCGTTCTGGCCGTCGTCGTCACCCGGGGGTACGGCCCGGCCGGCGCGGGCGTGTTCTTCGCCGCCGTCGGCCTGTTGACCGTCGTCACCGCGATCTGCACCCTGGGCGCCGAGACGGGCCTGCTCTGGTCGCTGCCCCGGCGGCGGACCGGCCCGGCCGGCGACGCCGCCCGGGTGCTACCGGTGGCGGTACTGCCGCCGCTGCTGTGCGCGCTCGGACTGGCCGCCGTCGGGCTGGTGGCCGCGCCGTGGCTGGCCGAGGTGCTGTTCGACGGGACCACCACGGACGGCGTACGGCTGGTGCGGCTGTGCGCGGTCGGGCTGCCCGTTCTGGTCGCCGCCGGGTTGGGGCTGGCCGCCGTCCGAGGGGTGCGGTCGATCGGTCCGTACGTCGCGGTGCAGTTCTTCCTGCTGCCGATCGGTCGGCCGGCGCTGGTCGGCGCGGCTGCGTTCGTCGGCGCCTCGGTGCTGTTCGGCCTCGCCGGTTGGCTGGTGCCGGCCCTGGTGGCGGTGGCGGTCTGCGGTGTCCTGGTCGCCGGGCCGCTCGGTGCCGGCCGTGGCGCGCGGTGGCGGCCGCAGCGGGCCGACTGGACCTCCTTCTGGCGGTTCGCGTTGCCCCGGGCCGGGTCGGCGGCGATCGACGCCGGCAGCATGTGGACCGGGGTGCTGCTCGCGGTGGCGCTGGCCGGGCCGGTCGAGGCCGGCATCTTCGGCGCGGTGGGCCGGTACATCCTGGCTGGGCAGCTCGCGCTGCAGGGCCTGCGGGTGGCGGTCGCGCCGCAGCTGTCCCGGCTGCTGGGGCAGGACCGTCCGGCGGAGGCGGCGGCGGTGCACCGGCAGACCACCACCTGGGCGATCGCCCTGTCCTGGCCGGTGTACCTGCTGCTGGCGGTCTTCGCGCCGGGTTTCCTGGCGATCTTCGGCCCCGAGTTCGCCGCTGGCGCCACCGCGATGACCGTACTGGCGGTGGCGATGCTGGTGAACATCGCGGTCGGCAACGTACAGACCCTGCTGCTGATGAGCGGCCGCAGCGGACTGCACCTGCTGGCCGCGTCGGCGAACCTGGCGACGACGGTGTCGCTGGCGTTGTGGCTGGCGCCCCGGCACGGCGTGCTCGGGGTGGCGGTCGCCTGGGCGGCCGGGATCGTGGTGGAGAACCTGATCGCGGTCACCGCCGCCCGGGTCGTGGTCGGCCATCCGCTGGTGGACCGGTCGGTGCTGCTGGCCGCCGGGGCGGTGCTGGCCGGGGTCGGCGCGGCCAGCGGGGTCGGGGTGCTGGCCGCCGGCCGGGGTGTACCGGGCCTCGGCGTCGCGCTGGGGCTGACCGCCCTGGCGGTGCTCGTGGGGCTGGCGCTGCCCGGGGTGCGGCGCCGGTTGTGGCGAATTGTCAGACAGAGAGGTGGGTGA
- a CDS encoding O-antigen ligase domain-containing protein: MFGLVPLWWISGLFYFGWPLFGTLLLLIMMIRGRIPLPAGSGIWLAFLALVVASATQLPGPSSLLTFGLRLAFYLTALIVCCYVYSVARERASLTVVLGPLCAFFVALVVLGWLGVLMPRFSMTTPFEVLLPGGLAGNPFIRDMVHAEATEYSARSLNPIYRPSAPFAYTNTFGSTYAITLPAVVACLLLGVRGPARTVLLVALPMSLPPAFLTLNRGMFLSLGVGLAVLGVRAAIRGNLRVLASMLGVLVIGGLATLFIPIGDLIDQRVSSSNTNVDRMSLYLEVLRWVQRSPLLGFGTPVQVDTVSADAPLGTQGQVWTVLFSHGVPALICFVGWFVLVAAVCWRASSAAAQWLSVVPLIALVQLPFYGLVNQNLTAVFFVSAVALVAVERERRGVALTAPPVPAAPRPVLGGVR, from the coding sequence ATGTTCGGCCTGGTTCCGCTCTGGTGGATCAGTGGACTGTTCTACTTCGGCTGGCCGCTGTTCGGCACCCTGCTGTTGCTGATCATGATGATCAGAGGGCGGATTCCGCTGCCCGCCGGCAGCGGGATCTGGCTGGCCTTCCTCGCCCTGGTGGTGGCCAGCGCCACCCAGCTGCCCGGACCGTCCAGCCTGCTGACCTTCGGCCTGCGGCTGGCCTTCTACCTCACCGCGCTGATCGTCTGCTGCTACGTGTACAGCGTCGCCCGGGAGCGGGCCTCGCTCACCGTGGTGCTGGGCCCGCTGTGCGCCTTCTTCGTCGCGCTGGTCGTCCTCGGCTGGCTCGGGGTGCTGATGCCCCGGTTCTCGATGACCACACCCTTCGAGGTGCTGCTGCCCGGCGGGCTGGCCGGCAACCCGTTCATCCGGGACATGGTGCACGCCGAGGCGACCGAGTACAGCGCCCGGTCGCTCAACCCGATCTATCGACCGTCCGCGCCGTTCGCGTACACCAACACCTTCGGCAGCACCTACGCGATCACCCTGCCGGCGGTGGTGGCCTGCCTGCTGCTCGGCGTACGCGGCCCGGCCCGTACCGTACTGCTGGTCGCGCTGCCGATGTCGTTGCCGCCGGCGTTCCTGACCCTCAACCGGGGGATGTTCCTCAGCCTCGGCGTCGGGCTGGCGGTTCTCGGGGTGCGGGCCGCGATCCGGGGCAACCTGCGGGTGCTGGCCTCGATGCTGGGGGTCCTGGTGATCGGCGGGCTGGCGACCCTGTTCATCCCCATCGGTGACCTGATCGACCAGCGGGTCAGCTCCAGCAACACCAACGTCGACCGGATGTCGCTCTACCTGGAGGTGCTGCGCTGGGTGCAGCGCTCCCCGCTGCTGGGATTCGGCACGCCGGTGCAGGTGGACACCGTCTCCGCCGACGCGCCGCTGGGCACCCAGGGGCAGGTGTGGACGGTGCTGTTCAGCCACGGCGTCCCGGCGCTGATCTGCTTCGTCGGCTGGTTCGTGCTGGTCGCCGCCGTCTGCTGGCGGGCGAGCTCGGCGGCGGCGCAGTGGTTGTCGGTGGTGCCGCTGATCGCGCTGGTCCAGCTGCCCTTCTACGGACTGGTCAACCAGAATCTGACCGCGGTCTTCTTCGTGTCGGCGGTGGCCCTGGTCGCCGTGGAGCGGGAACGGCGGGGCGTCGCGCTGACCGCGCCGCCGGTGCCGGCCGCGCCCCGACCGGTGCTCGGCGGTGTCCGGTGA